TCGGTCGCGTTCTTGTTGGTGCGGGAATGTCGTTAACTATTTATACGGGTTTAGACATTCTTGTTAGCTCTTACATTTCTAACGCTGTTTCATCACTTACGGGCATCACTGGCGGCATTAGTCAGCTCGCTTTGCTTGGTGGTGTAGGTCAAGCCTTTAACATTTTGTTTTCTGCAATTCTCACCCGCTTAGCTATTAATGCGGCTATTCAATCTGTTTCATTGGTGTCTAAATGAGTGTCATTATTTTAATAACTGGTGTGCCAGGTTCCGGCAAATCACTCGAAGCTATCAAGCGCCTTTATGCTCAATCGGTCATCAATAAAGATGATTCTAAAGCCGCACAACATAGACCTATTTATGCTGATATTGATGGTTGTTGCATTGATGGGGTTGAAACTCCCCCTGATGATTGGCGGGAAACTCCAGAGGGGTCAATAGTTACTTATGACGAATGCCAACGCCTTTTTCCTTCGACTGGTAAAGCGGGTAATTCTACTGATGATAAAGTTATTGCTATGGAAACTATCAGACATACTGGACACACGTTAATTCTGATTACCCAAAGCCCAACGTTTATACATCACCACATTAGAAAACTTGTTACTGAACATATCCATATTGAACGCCAATTTG
This region of Agarivorans litoreus genomic DNA includes:
- a CDS encoding DUF2523 family protein, producing MINALMAALGGLASTLLGRVLVGAGMSLTIYTGLDILVSSYISNAVSSLTGITGGISQLALLGGVGQAFNILFSAILTRLAINAAIQSVSLVSK